One segment of Streptomyces sp. NBC_01463 DNA contains the following:
- a CDS encoding right-handed parallel beta-helix repeat-containing protein: protein MRIKWRQRAWPAAPLVLALLATAGCDGPTDAKPGPSASPSVPTAAARVCARPAAGPAKAPAGSVTVDPAVTGDLAAKTRRSPAGTTFWLRPGTHRLGPDRYAQVVPKRGDVYLGAPGAVLDGRKTNQYAFSGTARDVTIRYLTVRGFVAPHDEGVVNHDSGDGWVIEHATIRNNSGAGLMAGARQQVRSSCLRDNGQYGMNAYKGSGPLTGLVVEGNEIVGNNTGDWERRRPGCGCTGGVKFWAVNGADIRGNWVHDNRGTGLWADTNNNDFRIEDNVLEDNDGAALIYETSYNAVIRKNTIRRNNWVQGRTYAERGDTFPFATVYVSESGGEPRVPARTDKIEIYRNVLENNWSGITLWENADRFCNSPANTSSGDCTLLVKRKSSCAEPAIDSAPLYADCRWKTQRVDIHDNRFVLDKSVVDCTAKCDRMAVLANYGTYPDWSPYQGDRVAEAITRKQDNRWHDNVYTGPWKFVAHDPSRVLDSWQWQGTPYAQDRNSTFRTGEDG from the coding sequence TTGCGGATCAAGTGGCGGCAACGGGCATGGCCGGCCGCGCCATTGGTGCTGGCCCTGCTGGCGACGGCCGGCTGCGACGGCCCGACGGACGCGAAGCCGGGGCCGAGCGCATCGCCCTCCGTGCCCACGGCCGCGGCCCGGGTGTGCGCCCGGCCCGCGGCCGGACCGGCGAAGGCGCCGGCGGGGTCGGTGACGGTCGACCCCGCGGTCACCGGTGACCTGGCCGCGAAGACGAGGAGGAGCCCCGCCGGCACGACGTTCTGGCTGCGGCCCGGCACGCACAGGCTCGGTCCTGACCGCTACGCGCAGGTCGTGCCCAAGCGGGGAGACGTGTACCTCGGCGCACCGGGCGCCGTGCTCGACGGGCGGAAGACCAACCAGTACGCGTTCAGCGGCACCGCCCGCGACGTCACCATCCGTTACCTGACCGTGCGGGGGTTCGTCGCGCCGCACGACGAGGGCGTGGTCAACCATGACTCGGGCGACGGCTGGGTGATCGAGCACGCCACGATCCGGAACAACTCCGGCGCCGGGCTGATGGCCGGTGCCCGCCAGCAGGTCCGCTCCAGTTGCCTGCGCGACAACGGGCAGTACGGGATGAACGCGTACAAGGGCAGTGGTCCTCTCACCGGCCTGGTGGTCGAGGGCAACGAGATCGTGGGCAACAACACCGGCGACTGGGAGCGGCGGCGGCCCGGCTGCGGCTGCACCGGTGGCGTCAAGTTCTGGGCGGTGAACGGGGCCGACATCCGCGGCAACTGGGTGCACGACAACCGCGGAACCGGGCTGTGGGCGGACACCAACAACAACGACTTCCGCATCGAGGACAACGTGCTGGAGGACAACGACGGTGCCGCGCTGATCTACGAGACCAGTTACAACGCGGTCATCCGGAAGAACACGATCCGGCGGAACAACTGGGTGCAGGGCCGCACGTACGCCGAGCGCGGTGACACCTTCCCGTTCGCGACCGTCTACGTGTCCGAGTCCGGCGGCGAGCCACGGGTCCCGGCCCGCACCGACAAGATCGAGATCTACCGGAACGTGCTGGAGAACAACTGGTCCGGAATCACCCTGTGGGAGAACGCCGACCGGTTCTGCAACAGCCCCGCCAACACCTCGTCCGGCGACTGCACGCTGCTGGTGAAGCGGAAGAGCAGCTGCGCCGAGCCGGCGATCGACTCCGCACCGCTCTACGCCGACTGCCGGTGGAAGACCCAGCGGGTGGACATCCATGACAACCGCTTCGTGCTGGACAAGTCCGTCGTCGACTGCACCGCGAAGTGCGACCGCATGGCGGTGCTGGCCAACTACGGCACCTACCCGGACTGGTCGCCGTACCAGGGCGACCGGGTGGCCGAGGCGATCACCCGCAAGCAGGACAACCGCTGGCACGACAACGTCTACACCGGGCCGTGGAAGTTCGTCGCCCACGATCCGAGCCGGGTGCTCGACTCCTGGCAGTGGCAGGGCACGCCGTACGCGCAGGACAGGAACAGCACCTTCCGCACCGGGGAGGACGGCTGA
- a CDS encoding O-antigen ligase domain-containing protein has translation MEREHAPRAVQTAWGLLVLNTLGSAGAETIVPLPRSLIQMVTMGSLVAAFALALLANPRLRIRASAFLFLLTLLLVPSLIASAGLGSGFGALFRCARLALFIGTLWLLSRWWDGGPRFVRYHIRMYFVVLGSVAAGLVISPGAALPELYGGRLVGALWPLTPPQIGQYAAVIIGLAVLLALGGRTDRRSAAVVIVPALALLALTHTRTATLGLLVGLVLAIGSLFLTSAAARRFFTWAVVGAAVVAVGFGSALQTWFLRGQSQENFSSLTGRAKVWDALLAAPRTPAEYVFGAGLGDKSFGGLPIDNSWLAVFQEQGMTGVVLVAAVIVVLGVVALLRPPSLSRACAIFLISYCALASYTEAGLGDASPYLLHLAVAASLLATPAPAAPLALPAPAVPRRRVPRWARKTEVI, from the coding sequence ATGGAACGGGAACACGCGCCGAGGGCCGTACAGACCGCCTGGGGGCTGCTGGTCCTCAACACGCTCGGCTCCGCCGGGGCGGAGACCATCGTCCCGCTGCCCCGCTCCCTCATCCAGATGGTCACCATGGGCTCGCTGGTCGCCGCGTTCGCGCTGGCGCTCCTGGCCAACCCCCGGCTGCGGATCCGGGCGAGCGCCTTCCTCTTCCTGCTGACCCTGCTGCTGGTGCCGAGCCTGATCGCCAGCGCGGGCCTGGGGTCGGGGTTCGGCGCGCTGTTCCGCTGCGCCCGGCTGGCTCTCTTCATCGGCACGCTGTGGCTGCTCAGCCGCTGGTGGGACGGCGGCCCGAGGTTCGTCAGGTACCACATCCGGATGTACTTCGTGGTCCTCGGGTCGGTGGCCGCCGGCCTCGTCATCTCGCCGGGCGCCGCCCTGCCGGAGCTGTACGGGGGGCGGCTGGTCGGGGCGTTGTGGCCGCTCACCCCGCCCCAGATCGGGCAGTACGCAGCCGTGATCATCGGGCTCGCCGTGCTGCTCGCGCTGGGGGGCCGGACCGACCGTCGCAGTGCGGCGGTGGTGATCGTGCCGGCGCTCGCGCTGCTCGCCCTGACGCACACCAGGACGGCGACGCTGGGTCTGCTCGTCGGGCTGGTGCTGGCGATCGGTTCGCTCTTCCTGACCAGCGCCGCCGCCCGGCGGTTCTTCACCTGGGCGGTGGTGGGCGCGGCGGTGGTGGCGGTCGGATTCGGTTCGGCGCTGCAGACCTGGTTCCTGCGCGGGCAGAGCCAGGAGAACTTCTCCAGTCTCACCGGCCGGGCCAAGGTGTGGGACGCCCTGCTGGCGGCTCCGCGGACGCCGGCCGAGTACGTGTTCGGCGCGGGGCTCGGCGACAAGTCGTTCGGCGGGCTGCCCATCGACAACAGCTGGCTGGCCGTCTTCCAGGAGCAGGGGATGACCGGCGTCGTCCTGGTGGCGGCGGTCATCGTCGTGCTGGGCGTCGTCGCGCTGCTGCGTCCGCCGTCGCTGTCGAGGGCCTGTGCGATCTTCCTCATCAGCTACTGCGCGCTCGCGTCGTACACCGAGGCCGGGCTGGGCGACGCCTCGCCGTATCTGCTGCATCTGGCCGTGGCCGCCTCGCTGTTGGCGACGCCCGCCCCGGCCGCTCCCCTCGCCCTGCCGGCGCCCGCGGTTCCCCGTCGGCGCGTCCCGCGCTGGGCCCGGAAGACGGAGGTGATCTGA
- a CDS encoding glycosyltransferase — translation MHVLVVHNRYASAQPSGENKVVDQEVALLRGAGHRVELFERRSDDISAMSLLGKAALPLLVPWNPAVRTELAGRLRSERPDVVHIHNVFPLLSPAVLAACADAGVPAVATLHNYTQVCPPGTLQRAGLPCTECVGSGPLPAVRHGCYRSSRLATVPLAVSLSVNRRRWWSGVERFFCISAAQRAVLVEAGMPAGRLAVKHNFVPEPGARRTGPGEHLLYLGRLAEAKGVRLLMAAWDRAAADGGVGVPLVIAGTGPLEGEVTAWAAGREDVRYAGLLDTAQCREAVARSVAVVAPSTWLEAFGLVVVEAMAAGVPAVAAGHGAFVELVDDGVSGLLHRPGDADALASALRRITADPVLGREMGQAARRRYEQDFSPAVGLEHLVEGYRAAIAGRAGDGDSPPPAGDGNTGSRRGRPRERDGGS, via the coding sequence ATGCACGTCCTCGTGGTGCACAACCGCTACGCCTCGGCACAGCCGAGCGGGGAGAACAAGGTCGTCGACCAGGAGGTGGCGCTGCTGCGCGGGGCCGGCCACCGGGTCGAGCTGTTCGAGCGGCGCAGCGACGACATCTCCGCCATGTCCCTGCTGGGCAAGGCCGCGCTGCCGCTGCTGGTGCCGTGGAACCCGGCGGTCCGCACGGAACTCGCCGGCCGGCTCCGCTCGGAGCGGCCGGACGTGGTGCACATCCACAACGTCTTTCCGCTGCTGTCACCCGCGGTGCTTGCGGCCTGCGCCGACGCGGGCGTGCCCGCCGTGGCCACGCTGCACAACTACACGCAGGTCTGCCCGCCCGGCACCCTGCAGCGGGCCGGGCTGCCGTGCACCGAGTGCGTCGGTTCCGGGCCGCTGCCCGCCGTGCGGCACGGCTGCTACCGCTCCTCCCGGCTGGCGACGGTGCCGCTTGCGGTCAGCCTGTCGGTCAACCGGCGGCGGTGGTGGTCCGGTGTGGAGCGGTTCTTCTGCATCTCGGCGGCGCAGCGCGCCGTCCTGGTGGAGGCCGGCATGCCGGCCGGGCGGCTGGCCGTGAAGCACAACTTCGTGCCCGAGCCGGGAGCCCGCCGCACGGGCCCCGGTGAGCACCTGCTCTATCTCGGCAGGCTCGCGGAGGCCAAGGGGGTGCGGCTGCTCATGGCCGCATGGGACAGGGCGGCCGCGGACGGCGGGGTGGGGGTGCCCCTCGTGATCGCCGGCACGGGACCGCTGGAGGGGGAGGTGACCGCCTGGGCGGCGGGACGCGAGGACGTGCGGTACGCCGGCCTGCTCGACACGGCTCAGTGCCGGGAGGCCGTCGCGCGGTCGGTCGCCGTGGTGGCTCCCTCCACGTGGCTGGAGGCTTTCGGCCTGGTGGTGGTGGAGGCGATGGCGGCCGGGGTCCCGGCCGTCGCCGCCGGTCACGGCGCGTTCGTCGAACTCGTCGACGACGGGGTGAGCGGGCTGCTCCACCGGCCGGGCGACGCCGACGCACTGGCGTCCGCACTGCGCCGGATCACGGCTGATCCGGTGCTGGGCCGGGAGATGGGACAGGCGGCCAGGCGCCGTTACGAGCAGGACTTCAGCCCGGCCGTCGGGCTGGAACACCTGGTGGAGGGATACCGGGCCGCGATCGCGGGCCGGGCCGGTGACGGGGACAGCCCGCCGCCGGCAGGGGACGGGAACACTGGCTCGCGACGGGGTCGCCCGCGCGAGCGGGATGGGGGCAGTTAG
- a CDS encoding class I SAM-dependent methyltransferase, with product MTRCRLCGSAALASVVDLGATPPCESFLAADQLDRPEPAYPLHLRVCAECWLAQIPPLITPEETFTQYAYFSSYSTSWVEHARTFVADAVRRLGLGSDAFVVEVASNDGYLLKHLVDRGIRCLGIEPSVNVGAAARDAGVPTLTEFLDPATGAGVRAEHGPADLVVANNVYAHIPDVVGFTRGLRALVADDGWVSIEVQHLLTLIEENQYDTIYHEHFQYYTVASAARALASGGLALVDVELLPTHGGSIRLWARPAEVAGEPSRRVAAVLDREKAAGLGELSGYTEFSDRVAKVRRDLLRFLIDVAERGETVVGYGAPGKGNTLLNHCGIRPDLLPYTVDRNPYKHGRFTPGTRIPILPPEQIAADRPDYVLVLPWNLRAELVEQLSFVHDWGGRLVFPIPELSIVEAKS from the coding sequence ATGACACGATGCCGACTCTGCGGTTCGGCGGCGCTGGCGAGCGTCGTCGATCTCGGGGCGACTCCGCCGTGCGAGAGCTTTCTCGCCGCGGACCAGCTGGACCGGCCGGAGCCCGCGTACCCGCTGCACCTGCGGGTCTGCGCCGAGTGCTGGCTGGCGCAGATCCCTCCGCTGATCACGCCGGAGGAGACGTTCACGCAGTACGCGTACTTCTCCTCCTACTCGACGTCCTGGGTGGAGCACGCGCGCACGTTCGTCGCCGATGCCGTGCGGCGGCTGGGGCTCGGGTCCGACGCCTTCGTGGTCGAGGTCGCGAGCAACGACGGGTACCTGCTGAAGCACCTGGTGGACCGCGGGATCCGGTGCCTCGGCATCGAGCCGTCGGTGAACGTGGGCGCTGCGGCCCGGGACGCGGGTGTGCCCACGCTCACGGAGTTCCTGGACCCGGCCACCGGTGCGGGCGTCCGCGCCGAGCACGGTCCGGCGGACCTGGTCGTGGCCAACAACGTGTACGCGCACATCCCCGACGTGGTCGGGTTCACCCGGGGGCTGCGTGCCCTGGTCGCCGACGACGGCTGGGTCTCCATCGAGGTGCAGCATCTGCTGACGCTGATCGAGGAGAACCAGTACGACACGATCTACCACGAGCACTTCCAGTACTACACGGTCGCGTCGGCGGCGCGGGCGCTGGCGAGCGGGGGGCTCGCGCTCGTGGACGTCGAGCTGCTGCCGACGCACGGCGGCTCCATCCGGCTGTGGGCCCGGCCGGCCGAGGTGGCCGGCGAGCCCAGCCGCAGGGTGGCCGCCGTGCTGGACCGGGAGAAGGCGGCGGGGCTGGGCGAGCTGTCCGGGTACACCGAGTTCTCCGACCGGGTGGCCAAGGTGCGGCGGGACCTGCTGCGGTTCCTCATCGACGTGGCCGAGCGCGGTGAGACGGTCGTGGGCTACGGCGCCCCCGGCAAGGGCAACACCCTGCTCAACCACTGCGGCATCCGGCCGGACCTGCTCCCGTACACGGTCGACCGCAATCCGTACAAGCACGGCAGGTTCACCCCGGGCACCCGCATCCCGATCCTGCCGCCCGAACAGATCGCCGCGGACCGACCGGACTACGTCCTCGTCCTGCCGTGGAACCTGCGGGCCGAACTGGTCGAGCAGCTGTCGTTCGTGCACGACTGGGGCGGCCGGCTGGTCTTCCCCATACCGGAACTGAGCATTGTCGAGGCCAAGTCATGA
- a CDS encoding glucose-1-phosphate cytidylyltransferase — translation MKVVLFCGGYGLRMRAGAFDDVPKPMAMVGPRPLIWHVMRYYAHFGHTEFILCLGYGADHIKDFFLNYEETTSNDFVLRGGRTELLSTDIASWTITFAQTGIESPIGERLRRVRHHLGDDEMFLANYADVLTDAPLTEMIDRFSRRDAGASMMVVPPQSSFHCVDLGEDGLVGGITPVSELPLWENGGYFVLRQEVFDHIPENGDLVGDGCAALAKQGRLVAHQHRGFWKPTDTVKERAALDDSYARGDRPWALWERGGAGAEARVRAS, via the coding sequence ATGAAGGTCGTACTGTTCTGCGGTGGTTACGGGCTGCGCATGCGCGCCGGAGCCTTCGACGACGTGCCCAAGCCGATGGCGATGGTCGGGCCGCGGCCGCTGATCTGGCATGTGATGCGCTACTACGCGCACTTCGGGCACACGGAGTTCATCCTGTGCCTCGGGTACGGGGCGGACCACATCAAGGACTTCTTCCTCAACTACGAGGAGACGACGTCCAACGACTTCGTCCTGCGGGGCGGGCGGACCGAGCTGCTGTCCACCGACATCGCCTCCTGGACGATCACGTTCGCGCAGACCGGCATCGAGTCGCCGATCGGGGAACGGCTGCGCCGGGTGCGGCACCACCTGGGTGACGACGAGATGTTCCTCGCCAACTACGCGGACGTGCTCACCGACGCGCCACTGACGGAGATGATCGACCGGTTCTCCCGGCGGGACGCCGGTGCGTCGATGATGGTGGTGCCGCCCCAGTCCTCGTTCCACTGCGTGGATCTGGGCGAGGACGGCCTGGTGGGGGGCATCACGCCGGTGAGCGAGCTGCCGCTGTGGGAGAACGGCGGCTACTTCGTGCTGCGCCAGGAGGTCTTCGACCACATTCCGGAGAACGGCGACCTGGTCGGGGACGGCTGCGCGGCGCTGGCCAAGCAGGGGCGCCTGGTGGCGCACCAGCACCGCGGCTTCTGGAAGCCGACCGACACGGTGAAGGAGCGGGCCGCGCTCGACGACTCCTATGCCCGGGGCGACCGCCCGTGGGCCCTGTGGGAGCGGGGCGGCGCGGGTGCGGAGGCCCGGGTGAGGGCCTCGTGA
- a CDS encoding PIG-L family deacetylase — protein MIRLSGGGLDRVVAVGAHCDDIAIGAGGTLLALCLARPGVRVDALVLTGGGSDREQEEHAALAEFCPGADLRLTVHKLPDGRLPAHWDEAKAAVEELRERTDPSLVLAPRTEDAHQDHRGLAKLVSTAFRDHLVLGYEIVKWDADLGRPTAYQPLSPEIAERKVRLLQEHYPSQRHRPWYDREAFLGLARIRGIECHARYAEAFAVTKLTLDLGE, from the coding sequence GTGATCCGGCTCTCGGGCGGCGGTCTGGACCGGGTCGTGGCGGTGGGTGCGCACTGCGACGACATCGCCATCGGCGCCGGCGGCACCCTGCTGGCGCTGTGTCTCGCACGGCCGGGTGTACGCGTGGACGCGCTGGTGCTCACCGGCGGCGGCAGCGACCGGGAGCAGGAGGAGCATGCCGCGCTCGCGGAGTTCTGCCCGGGCGCCGACCTCCGGCTGACCGTGCACAAGCTGCCCGACGGCCGGCTGCCGGCGCACTGGGACGAGGCCAAGGCCGCGGTCGAGGAGCTGCGGGAGCGGACCGATCCGTCGCTCGTGCTGGCGCCGCGCACCGAGGACGCGCACCAGGACCACCGCGGTCTGGCGAAGCTGGTGTCCACCGCCTTCCGCGACCACCTCGTGCTCGGCTACGAGATCGTCAAGTGGGACGCCGATCTCGGCCGTCCGACGGCCTACCAGCCGCTGTCGCCGGAGATCGCCGAGCGGAAGGTGCGGCTGCTGCAGGAGCACTACCCCTCGCAACGGCACCGGCCCTGGTACGACCGGGAGGCGTTCCTCGGGCTGGCCCGGATCCGCGGCATCGAATGCCATGCGCGCTACGCCGAGGCGTTCGCCGTCACCAAACTCACTCTCGACCTGGGGGAATGA
- a CDS encoding SDR family oxidoreductase → MRVLLTGHQGYLGTVMAPVLEAAGHEVVGLDAGLFADCVLGPPPADPPGQRVDLRDVTAEHVAGVDAVIHLAALSNDPLGSLAPELTYDINHHASVRLARLARDAGVRRFLYASTCSVYGAAGGEDLVAEEAPLRPVTPYAESKVRVEDDLHALSDGDFSPVYMRNATAFGYSPRLRADIVLNNLVGHALLSGEVLVLSDGTPWRPLVHAADIARAFTAALDAPRESVHDRAFNIGSEFNNVTVAEIAGQVAEAVPGSKVVITGENGADPRSYRVDFSRFRAAVPGFECEWTVKRGALELADAYRKHGLTREDFERRFTRLAVLRAATDAGAVDATLRWHG, encoded by the coding sequence TTGCGCGTACTACTGACCGGGCACCAGGGCTATCTCGGCACCGTGATGGCTCCCGTACTCGAGGCCGCCGGGCACGAGGTCGTCGGTCTCGACGCCGGCCTGTTCGCCGACTGCGTGCTGGGGCCGCCGCCCGCGGACCCGCCGGGGCAGCGGGTGGATCTGCGGGACGTCACGGCCGAGCACGTGGCCGGGGTGGATGCGGTGATCCACCTGGCCGCGCTCTCCAACGACCCGCTGGGTTCGCTGGCGCCGGAACTCACGTACGACATCAACCACCACGCGTCCGTGCGGCTGGCCCGGCTGGCCCGCGATGCCGGGGTGCGGCGCTTCCTGTACGCGTCGACGTGTTCGGTCTACGGCGCCGCCGGCGGTGAGGACCTGGTGGCGGAGGAAGCCCCGCTGCGCCCGGTCACGCCCTACGCGGAGTCCAAGGTGCGGGTCGAGGACGACCTGCACGCGCTGTCCGACGGCGACTTCAGCCCGGTGTACATGCGCAACGCCACCGCGTTCGGGTACTCGCCCCGGCTGCGCGCCGACATCGTGCTGAACAACCTGGTGGGCCACGCGCTGCTCTCCGGCGAGGTGCTGGTGCTCTCCGACGGCACCCCGTGGCGCCCGCTGGTGCACGCCGCCGACATCGCCCGGGCCTTCACGGCCGCGCTGGACGCGCCGCGCGAATCCGTGCACGACCGGGCGTTCAACATCGGCAGCGAGTTCAACAACGTCACGGTGGCCGAGATCGCCGGCCAGGTCGCCGAGGCGGTGCCCGGATCGAAGGTGGTGATCACCGGGGAGAACGGTGCCGATCCGCGGTCGTACCGGGTGGACTTCTCCCGGTTCCGGGCCGCGGTACCGGGCTTCGAATGCGAGTGGACGGTGAAACGGGGCGCGCTGGAACTCGCGGACGCCTACCGGAAACACGGGCTGACCCGGGAGGACTTCGAGCGGCGCTTCACGCGGCTGGCCGTGCTGCGCGCCGCGACCGACGCCGGTGCAGTCGACGCCACCCTGCGGTGGCACGGGTGA
- a CDS encoding DUF4910 domain-containing protein gives MARVTAAGEQMHALVERLYPLCRSITGDGVRATLEIIDEYVPLRVHEVPTGTQVLDWTVPQEWNIRDAYIADAAGERVVDFAASSLHVLGYSVPVSRTMPLAELRPHLHTLPDHPSWVPYRTSYYEPDWGFCLAQETLDAMPDGEYEVHVDSTLADGHLTYAEHVVPGQVADEVIISCHVCHPSLANDNLAGIAVAVFLARALAQETPYFTYRFLFAPGTIGAITWLARNTERVTEASAARSEPGTAGKVRHGLVLACAGDRGQLTYKRSRRGDAEIDRVLQYVLGTSERPHRITEFTPYGYDERQFCSPGFNLGVGSLTRTPYAGYPEYHTSADNPDFVSPAAMADTLDVCREAFAVLDRNRSYVNLSPYGEPQLGRRGLYGALGGRSDAKQAQMAMLWVLNLSDGEHSLLDVAERSGLPFDTVAAAAGALRGAGLIKA, from the coding sequence GTGGCACGGGTGACCGCGGCCGGCGAGCAGATGCACGCGCTGGTGGAGCGGCTGTACCCGCTGTGCCGGAGCATCACCGGCGACGGTGTGCGCGCCACTCTGGAGATCATCGACGAGTACGTTCCGCTGCGGGTGCACGAGGTGCCGACGGGGACGCAGGTGCTCGACTGGACGGTGCCGCAGGAGTGGAACATCCGGGACGCGTACATCGCCGACGCCGCGGGCGAGCGGGTCGTCGACTTCGCCGCGTCCAGCCTGCACGTGCTCGGCTACAGCGTGCCGGTGTCGAGGACCATGCCGCTGGCCGAGCTCCGCCCGCACCTGCACACTCTGCCGGACCACCCGTCCTGGGTGCCGTACCGCACCAGTTACTACGAGCCGGACTGGGGCTTCTGCCTGGCGCAGGAGACCCTGGACGCGATGCCGGACGGCGAGTACGAGGTGCACGTCGACTCCACCCTGGCCGACGGACACCTCACCTACGCCGAGCACGTGGTCCCGGGGCAGGTCGCCGACGAGGTGATCATCTCCTGCCATGTCTGCCACCCGTCGCTGGCCAACGACAACCTGGCCGGCATCGCGGTGGCGGTGTTCCTGGCCCGGGCGCTGGCGCAGGAGACGCCCTACTTCACCTACCGATTCCTCTTCGCGCCCGGCACCATCGGGGCGATCACCTGGCTGGCCCGCAACACGGAACGGGTGACGGAGGCGTCCGCCGCCCGGTCGGAGCCCGGAACCGCCGGAAAGGTCAGACACGGACTGGTGCTGGCCTGCGCCGGCGACCGGGGCCAACTGACGTACAAGCGGAGCAGGCGCGGTGACGCGGAGATCGACCGGGTGCTCCAGTACGTGCTGGGCACCTCCGAACGCCCGCACCGGATCACCGAGTTCACTCCGTACGGCTACGACGAGCGGCAGTTCTGCTCGCCCGGGTTCAATCTGGGGGTGGGCTCGCTCACCCGGACCCCGTACGCCGGATACCCCGAGTACCACACCTCGGCGGACAATCCGGACTTCGTCTCCCCGGCGGCGATGGCGGACACGCTCGACGTCTGCCGCGAGGCGTTCGCCGTACTGGACCGCAACCGGAGCTACGTCAATCTCAGTCCCTACGGCGAACCACAGCTGGGCAGGCGCGGGTTGTACGGAGCTCTCGGCGGGCGCAGCGACGCGAAGCAGGCCCAGATGGCCATGCTCTGGGTGCTCAACCTGTCCGACGGCGAGCACAGTCTGCTGGATGTCGCCGAGCGGTCGGGGCTGCCGTTCGACACCGTCGCCGCGGCGGCCGGAGCCCTGCGGGGCGCCGGGCTGATCAAGGCGTGA
- a CDS encoding glycosyltransferase family 2 protein — MTALPRLSIGLPVYNGEEYLAESFDALLGQTYEDFELIVSDNASTDGTEAICRRYAAQDSRIRYLRLPRNVGATPNHNHVFAESRGELFKWASHDDLYARDLLRRCVEALDERPDVILAHSGQAVIDGDARVKVPYDYGLATDSPHAPERFRSLLFEPGGDDFYGVLRADVLRRVKPLDSYHHADRTFVAEITLHGAFHQVPELLYFRRDHATRAERANPGKRARCVNLDPRRSGPLHPTPRLLAEYVWGFVAAIRRAPLSPADRRACYRHLAAWMTSRARPGAGERVEDRAPVAPDRLTVSVDALVAGREGRQA, encoded by the coding sequence ATGACTGCTCTTCCCCGGCTGAGCATCGGTCTGCCGGTGTACAACGGCGAGGAGTATCTCGCCGAATCGTTCGACGCCCTGCTCGGCCAGACCTACGAGGACTTCGAGCTGATCGTCTCCGACAACGCGTCGACCGACGGGACCGAGGCCATCTGCCGCCGGTACGCCGCACAGGACTCGCGCATCCGGTACCTCCGGCTGCCCCGGAACGTCGGCGCGACCCCGAACCACAACCATGTGTTCGCCGAGTCCCGCGGCGAGTTGTTCAAGTGGGCCTCGCACGACGACCTCTACGCCCGGGACCTGCTGCGGCGCTGCGTCGAGGCGCTGGACGAGCGCCCGGACGTGATCCTCGCGCACTCCGGGCAGGCGGTCATCGACGGTGACGCCCGGGTGAAGGTCCCGTACGACTACGGGCTCGCCACCGATTCGCCGCACGCCCCGGAGCGCTTCCGGAGCCTGCTGTTCGAGCCCGGTGGCGACGACTTCTACGGGGTGCTGCGGGCCGACGTGCTCCGCCGGGTGAAGCCGCTCGACAGCTACCACCACGCGGACCGCACGTTCGTCGCCGAGATCACCCTGCACGGGGCCTTCCACCAGGTGCCGGAGCTGCTGTACTTCCGCCGCGACCACGCCACTCGCGCCGAGCGGGCGAACCCGGGCAAGCGCGCCCGGTGCGTCAACCTGGACCCGCGCCGGTCCGGGCCGCTGCACCCGACGCCCCGGCTGCTCGCCGAGTACGTCTGGGGCTTCGTCGCGGCGATCCGGCGGGCGCCGCTGTCCCCCGCCGACCGGCGCGCGTGCTACCGCCACCTGGCCGCGTGGATGACCAGCCGGGCCCGGCCCGGCGCCGGCGAGCGCGTCGAGGACCGCGCCCCGGTCGCACCGGACCGGCTCACGGTCTCCGTCGACGCCCTGGTCGCCGGCCGCGAGGGAAGGCAGGCATGA